In Papaver somniferum cultivar HN1 chromosome 1, ASM357369v1, whole genome shotgun sequence, a genomic segment contains:
- the LOC113328017 gene encoding monooxygenase 2-like, producing MEKVVMHEEVVIVGGGVAGLATALALKRVGIKSLVLERANELRVTGAALTLFPNAWIALESLGVAHKLTSVYKPFKGGRVTDVATGVTQETVLTENEGAEWLARGSRSVHRRALLEALLEELPDDTIRYSSKLRSIEKTKTCYEADSNAIILHLEDGTTIHAKVLIGCDGVHSVVSKWLGLKDVANSGRYAVRGVAVFPEGHGITHEMHQFVDKGWRFGFAPLTDTDVYWGIGYQTTANKEEEMAKGDPKVIQEKVLERVADLPQEAKDVIQHSDVPALSWAPLVFRYPWDLIFGKVSDGTITVAGDAMHPMTPDLGQGGCTALEDAVVLGRYIRNGVMSQKDLEKEIKLYVQERRWRSATMITASYISGWVQQSGGGGTSSSGGIGGWLMKFLRDTVFYKTLYRRIVGFVYYDCGKLPTFVQKSD from the exons ATGGAAAAAGTGGTGATGCATGAAGAAGTGGTGATAGTAGGAGGAGGGGTTGCAGGATTAGCAACAGCCTTAGCATTAAAGAGAGTTGGAATTAAGAGTTTAGTGTTGGAGAGAGCAAATGAGCTGAGAGTCACTGGTGCTGCCTTAACTCTGTTTCCAAATGCTTGGATTGCTCTCGAATCACTTGGTGTTGCTCATAAACTTACCTCAGTTTATAAACCTTTCAAAGG GGGAAGAGTGACTGATGTTGCAACTGGAGTCACCCAGGAGACTGTCTTGACTGAAAATGAAGG GGCGGAATGGCTTGCAAGAGGATCAAGGTCAGTCCATAGAAGAGCCTTACTTGAAGCTTTATTAGAAGAATTACCAGATGATACTATCCGTTATTCTTCAAAGCTCCGGTCAATTGAAAAAACAAAGACATGTTATGAAGCAGATTCAAATGCAATAATCCTACATTTAGAAGATGGAACCACTATCCATGCCAAG GTTCTGATAGGGTGTGATGGGGTGCATTCTGTGGTGTCAAAATGGCTAGGCCTAAAAGATGTGGCAAATTCAGGGCGATATGCAGTGCGTGGAGTGGCAGTGTTTCCTGAAGGTCATGGAATCACACATGAAATGCATCAGTTTGTTGATAAAGGCTGGAGGTTTGGTTTCGCTCCCCTCACTGACACAGATGTTTACTGGGGCATTGGATACCAAACCACCGCCAACAAAG AAGAAGAAATGGCAAAAGGAGACCCAAAAGTGATACAAGAGAAAGTCTTAGAGCGTGTTGCTGATCTCCCGCAAGAAGCAAAAGATGTAATACAGCATTCGGATGTGCCCGCTTTATCATGGGCACCACTAGTTTTTAGATACCCCTGGGATCTTATATTCGGAAAGGTGTCCGATGGTACAATAACTGTTGCAGGTGATGCAATGCACCCAATGACACCAGATCTCGGTCAAGGTGGTTGTACAGCATTAGAAGATGCTGTAGTGCTGGGACGCTACATCAGAAATGGAGTCATGTCCCAAAAAGACTTGGAGAAAGAAATCAAACTATATGTTCAAGAGAGGAGGTGGAGAAGTGCTACTATGATTACTGCCTCATATATATCAGGGTGGGTTCAacaaagtggtggtggtggaacatCGTCTTCAGGTGGCATAGGAGGatggttgatgaagttccttcgcGACACTGTGTTTTATAAGACTCTGTACCGTCGAATTGTCGGTTTTGTGTATTACGATTGTGGGAAGTTACCTACTTTCGTGCAAAAATCAGACTGA